The following proteins are co-located in the Acidimicrobiia bacterium genome:
- a CDS encoding PhoU domain-containing protein — protein sequence MVMEFFRKSDSGGLERIEQQIIRMLVDTRHAFDEAMSSLLGGADPTVLGPDIRVTDSRINASEREIRRELVVHASVQGAEDVSTILAYMIVIKKVERIGDNAKNIFDLAAEGVRLEGEPDFDLNVRFQNRLSEMIADAGEIFGARDQESATDYIATGDELLKEFDNLVVELIHSDAAASAAVPRALLYRYMKRIAANLLGVVSSVVQPVDQIDYFDQDDSRGG from the coding sequence ATGGTGATGGAGTTCTTCCGCAAGTCCGACAGTGGTGGGCTCGAACGGATCGAACAGCAGATCATCCGCATGCTCGTCGACACGCGCCACGCCTTCGACGAGGCGATGAGCTCCCTGCTGGGCGGCGCCGACCCGACCGTTCTCGGTCCCGACATCCGGGTCACCGACAGCCGTATCAACGCCTCGGAGCGAGAAATCCGTCGGGAGCTCGTCGTCCACGCAAGCGTGCAGGGCGCCGAGGACGTGTCCACGATCCTCGCGTACATGATCGTCATCAAGAAGGTGGAGAGGATCGGCGACAACGCCAAGAACATCTTCGACCTGGCTGCCGAGGGCGTCCGCCTCGAGGGCGAGCCGGACTTCGACCTCAACGTGCGCTTCCAGAACCGGCTGTCGGAGATGATCGCCGACGCCGGCGAGATCTTCGGCGCACGCGACCAGGAGAGCGCCACTGACTACATCGCGACCGGAGACGAGCTCCTCAAGGAGTTCGACAATCTCGTCGTGGAGCTCATCCACTCCGACGCAGCTGCGTCGGCAGCCGTTCCCCGGGCGTTGCTGTACCGGTACATGAAGCGGATCGCCGCCAACCTGCTGGGTGTCGTGTCGTCGGTGGTGCAGCCCGTCGACCAGATCGACTACTTCGACCAGGACGACTCACGCGGCGGCTGA